The genomic segment GGCTTCATTATCGTACGTATAACCGATCAGCCACGGACTGCTTTTCGCGGATTGAAGCTGCGTCTTCAGCGCCGTGTCGATGATGCCTTCGCTCGCCGGGTCAAAGACGTCATACGTCCATGATATTCTTCTCAGATTCGAAGGATCCTGCAGCACCTGCACATAAGGAAACATGACGTTTTTCGGCTTGGTCCATTTGGCGAAGGCGTTGAATCCCCAGTCGATCAACCGTTTTTTTGTGATGTCCTCCCATTTCGCCTCGTAGTCGGCTCCGTACTTTTTCATGACATTGGCGACAACGAAGCTGACGTATTGACCGTTCGCATCGTTAGTGTAGGCCGGTGAAAAAGCGGTCTTGTCCGGCAGCTCGTCGAAAATGGCCTTCGGCGTCCCGTCCGCCTTGTTGATCGGCGTCTTATAGCCTGCTTCCCACAGGCTCGCGGCATCGACGCCCTTCATGATGAACGGGTACCCTTCCGGCGTGATAAACCACCATTTGCCGTCTATTTTTTGCAGCCGGAAAAATCCGGTGGCGGTGTACTTTCCAAGGCTCTTGATCCCGCCGTATGCGTCGTATTTAGACAGGTTCAGCGAAGACGCTGCCAGGAGAGCCGCCTCATTTGCATACTCCAGCTGCAATTGCACATCGTAGCCGACCTTGCCCGGCCAGGTCTCGCTCATCCATTGACCGTATTTGTCGACCATCAAAGCATCCTTGGACAGCTCGCCTTTGATTTCGGACGCTGTGAGCGCGGCGGCGGAATTCGTACCGGCATCGCCGCTTCCTTTGTAAAACTCAACTTCGGTAAGCGGAATGTGTTGATAGGCTTGCGTCCGACGAATTTCCAATATGACGTATCTAGCCGTGGCATTGGCCATCGGAACGGATATCGTGTAGTTTAAATCGGTACCCGTTCTCACGTGTCTGGCCGCGATATAATAGCCGAGCTTCGATTCCGGACGATACTTGACGGTAACGTCTTTAAAGCCCCAATAAATATTTTGGGAATTCATGATGATTCGAATCTGATCCAGCGGATAGTCTTTTAAGAGATCAAAAACGACTCTAACCGTAAGCGGTGCAGTGGCGCTTCCCATCCAGCCCGCATACGTGCTTAAACCGTCGAAGAGTATGCCGTTTGCGGATGAAACCAAGCCGCTTGTCACGCGATCGGGCGAGCTGCCGGCGTCAGGCGTCGGACTATAAAAGTAGTTGCCCGTTTTGAGCGGCGTACTTCCCTCGGCAGCGAAGCTGGCAGGCACGACGGCCGAGGCGGACATAATGGCCGACAAAATAAACAATACCAACCTCATTTTCCATTTATATGATTTTATCATCATAAACCTCCTTTGTTATCATATATATCGGAAATATTTTCATCTTTTTATATCACTAAAATATGGATCATCTAGTAGAATTGAACACGGCAAACGTCCAAATTACATAAAAAGACCGCTAGGGGATAAGGAAAACGCCCCTAGCGGTCTTTTAGACATGGAAAATATTCAAAACTTGATTCTAAAGTAACACCTTTGGATGACGCTTCACACAACGCAAAACATTCGAATACCATTCAACGGTCCATCCTGACATAACTTGTTTAAGTGCAGGCTGGCAGAATTACGTTGCCTTCCCGATGTCTGATCGACGCGGATTCGGGCGGCAGCGCGCTGCGATCTACGCCGCGCTCGACGTTCGAAGTATACAGCATACAGCTCTCCGCGCCGAACGCTCCCTCGGACACGGCAAACCGGCCGCCTTTAAACGAGGAGTTCCTTACGAAGCAATCACGAACGGCTCCGCCGTCTTCGATAGAGAAATGCGCAGTCGTCCGGTCGGCTGCGAGACTGATTGCGCCGTCGAAACTCCAGCTCGCCGCGCCGGGCCCCGCCTCCTTGCTTCTGCTGAAAAATGCTTTTTCCCCATTGCTTCCGATGATCGTCGCGCCCGAGCCGACCTCCAGCCGGACTTCGCCGCCAATCAAGCGGAAGCCCGAATTGCTTATTTCCCCGCCGCGGAATACCAGCTCGGAGCCTGCGAATCGGATCGGAAGCGCGTCCGGGCCTGCCCCTTCCAAACGGCAATCCTGGAAGCGGACGCTACCCGATCCCGCGAACGC from the Cohnella hashimotonis genome contains:
- a CDS encoding carbohydrate-binding protein gives rise to the protein MIKSYKWKMRLVLFILSAIMSASAVVPASFAAEGSTPLKTGNYFYSPTPDAGSSPDRVTSGLVSSANGILFDGLSTYAGWMGSATAPLTVRVVFDLLKDYPLDQIRIIMNSQNIYWGFKDVTVKYRPESKLGYYIAARHVRTGTDLNYTISVPMANATARYVILEIRRTQAYQHIPLTEVEFYKGSGDAGTNSAAALTASEIKGELSKDALMVDKYGQWMSETWPGKVGYDVQLQLEYANEAALLAASSLNLSKYDAYGGIKSLGKYTATGFFRLQKIDGKWWFITPEGYPFIMKGVDAASLWEAGYKTPINKADGTPKAIFDELPDKTAFSPAYTNDANGQYVSFVVANVMKKYGADYEAKWEDITKKRLIDWGFNAFAKWTKPKNVMFPYVQVLQDPSNLRRISWTYDVFDPASEGIIDTALKTQLQSAKSSPWLIGYTYDNEAGWDSEIVKQILLYNASSPAKSTFVDFMAARYNNDLTAVNHLLGTSASSFAALKDAAIDVARVPAIDVSEYIRLASKTYYSMIRNIIKKYDTNHLFLGSSVVPTWRTSLDWDQAGMAYVDAFSVDSYTQNADWIARYAAFDKPLINQEYSFGTSIRGLTYISAPTKTGSIAERGTAFKKFLESQAANSLFVGSGWYSYYDQPVTGRPDGESYNTGLVNQQDQPYTEMTSIMKDVHAGLETLHSTAAPVTPAPVPVLIEAEKYTQQMGAVTVTMTGGGQYVGSLKPGDWTAYAGVNMTGIKNMEFKVASDKSGTVRVRLGGPSGDVVGTLNIASTGGLQTWKTSQIAIAPTAGLQNLYLTFENAAGEEIGNIDYFKLYA